A genomic stretch from Photobacterium atrarenae includes:
- a CDS encoding bifunctional diguanylate cyclase/phosphodiesterase: protein MNTTIENALKRLHGNQLFDEATHQLCEFLSPKHCFIGYFDETRQYARTLSYRINGELTDNFTYPLAGTPCHLVQRGSQGCSYPANIQEHFPDDLALREMNVEGYLGIPVFTDSDEPVGIVVCLFDTPYQHSEAAQQWCQELSYLLGVELKYTQLLSKQEKLLWELEEGQRVAKVGSWFWDLTADTISWSQEIYRIYGIEDTGLTPSIDLLSEFIHPEDRDWVLSSLHESIESDSVSYNLVHRAQLADGSIKYLRKRADVIRDKQGKPLLMRGTVHDVTDVYQISAKLTKTSHKLNTTFNSVEEGIWEYDLISEEFFTSPKFWNILGRDKPKDGSDFAEWIACIHPEDRAEGLSFFQRFIQQNFTSVFQFEFRLSEKRYPDLQRGQERWLKLKGSVIAKNDKGEPTRIAGIQRDITNTVEARRQLNRAQVVFDNTSECILITDCHNKIISVNRAFEQTTGYREKELLGQTPSVLSSGLHEKEYYQELWYSLSTIGHWKGEVWNKRKNGEIYPEEMSINVIRDSNGDIVNYVAVFRDISHWKKAEEQLTFYAYCDPLTGLVNRRSFVHRVEKKINSVSKKSDVFSLLFIDMDDFKSINDLYGHDFGDRVLTHIAERLKKLFPTNDNICRYGGDEFCVLLPDSGAGDAKEIAHEVVAAVSQPLLIDGVTVNTTVSIGVSTYPESGQTHHALLKNADYAMYNMKGRGRNGVCEYDGDLQSEYLQKLRLRDRLKKAIADEALTVYYQPIVDAQTGQISKFEALVRWFDEVEGFVSPAVFIPLAEKYGLIKQLGSFVLHQACRDLKVLHDAGYEAICFSVNRSVKEFINNAEEEQVWEVIQQYELPDNAIIVEITESTASKESSDIQCLLNHFKQRDIKVAMDDFGTGYSSLSAVVDLRPDIIKIDREFIKEIEQSPDSQTLVSLIIDLSEKLGIQVVAEGVETQEQLKLLREMRCQYVQGFYFSQAVPLERCFTLLQQQ, encoded by the coding sequence ATGAATACCACGATTGAAAATGCGCTTAAGCGCTTACATGGAAATCAACTGTTTGATGAAGCCACGCACCAGCTGTGTGAGTTCTTATCACCCAAGCACTGTTTTATTGGCTATTTTGACGAAACCCGACAATATGCCAGGACCTTGTCTTACCGAATCAATGGCGAATTAACTGATAATTTCACGTATCCACTGGCGGGAACGCCTTGCCATTTGGTGCAGCGGGGCAGTCAGGGGTGCAGTTACCCGGCCAATATCCAGGAGCATTTCCCGGATGATCTTGCGCTGCGGGAGATGAATGTTGAAGGTTATCTCGGGATCCCGGTCTTTACCGATAGCGACGAGCCGGTTGGTATTGTCGTTTGCCTGTTCGATACCCCCTATCAGCATTCTGAAGCTGCCCAGCAGTGGTGTCAGGAGCTCAGCTACCTGTTGGGCGTTGAGCTGAAATATACCCAGTTGTTGTCAAAACAGGAAAAACTGCTGTGGGAGCTCGAGGAAGGCCAGCGGGTCGCCAAAGTCGGCAGTTGGTTCTGGGATCTGACCGCGGATACGATTAGCTGGAGCCAGGAGATTTACCGGATTTACGGGATCGAGGATACCGGGCTGACACCATCGATTGATCTGTTGTCCGAGTTTATCCATCCCGAAGATCGCGATTGGGTGCTGAGCTCGTTGCATGAATCGATTGAGTCGGATTCGGTTAGTTACAATCTGGTCCACCGGGCACAACTGGCGGATGGCTCAATTAAGTATCTGCGTAAACGCGCCGATGTGATCCGGGATAAGCAGGGCAAGCCCCTGTTGATGCGTGGCACAGTTCATGATGTCACGGATGTCTATCAGATTTCAGCCAAGCTGACCAAAACCTCACACAAGCTCAATACGACCTTTAACTCGGTTGAAGAAGGGATCTGGGAATATGATTTGATCAGCGAGGAGTTTTTTACCTCGCCGAAATTCTGGAATATTCTCGGCCGGGATAAGCCGAAGGATGGCAGTGACTTTGCCGAGTGGATTGCGTGCATACATCCGGAGGACAGGGCTGAAGGGCTGAGTTTCTTCCAGCGCTTTATTCAGCAGAATTTCACCAGTGTGTTTCAGTTCGAATTTCGCCTCAGTGAAAAACGCTATCCGGATCTTCAGCGCGGCCAGGAGCGCTGGCTGAAACTCAAAGGTAGTGTCATTGCCAAAAATGACAAAGGTGAGCCAACCCGTATTGCCGGTATCCAGCGGGATATCACCAACACGGTTGAAGCTCGGCGCCAGCTCAATCGTGCTCAGGTGGTGTTTGACAATACCTCAGAGTGTATCCTGATCACGGATTGTCACAATAAGATTATCTCGGTCAACCGGGCGTTCGAGCAAACTACGGGATATCGGGAGAAGGAGTTGCTGGGCCAAACACCGAGTGTCCTCTCATCTGGTTTACATGAGAAAGAGTACTATCAGGAGCTCTGGTACAGTTTGTCGACCATCGGGCACTGGAAAGGCGAAGTCTGGAACAAGCGTAAGAACGGCGAAATTTACCCTGAAGAGATGTCGATCAATGTCATCCGGGACAGCAACGGGGATATTGTGAACTATGTGGCGGTATTCCGCGATATCAGTCACTGGAAAAAAGCTGAAGAGCAACTGACCTTTTATGCCTACTGTGATCCGCTCACCGGGCTGGTTAACCGTCGCAGCTTTGTCCACCGGGTTGAGAAAAAAATTAATTCAGTGAGCAAGAAAAGTGACGTTTTTTCGCTGCTGTTCATTGATATGGATGATTTTAAGTCGATTAATGATCTGTACGGACACGATTTCGGTGACCGGGTTCTGACCCACATTGCAGAGCGGCTCAAAAAACTGTTTCCGACAAATGACAATATTTGCCGATACGGCGGCGATGAGTTTTGTGTTTTGCTGCCGGACAGCGGTGCCGGTGACGCGAAAGAGATAGCCCATGAGGTGGTCGCGGCTGTGTCTCAGCCGCTGCTGATTGATGGCGTCACCGTGAATACCACGGTGAGTATTGGTGTTTCCACTTATCCGGAAAGTGGGCAAACCCATCACGCGCTGCTCAAAAATGCCGATTATGCCATGTACAACATGAAGGGCCGCGGTCGCAATGGGGTCTGTGAGTATGATGGGGATCTCCAGTCGGAGTATCTGCAGAAACTCCGGCTACGGGATCGGTTGAAAAAAGCTATTGCCGATGAAGCGCTGACGGTTTACTACCAGCCGATTGTGGATGCACAAACCGGCCAAATCTCTAAATTTGAAGCCCTGGTTCGCTGGTTTGATGAGGTGGAAGGTTTTGTCTCGCCGGCGGTGTTTATCCCGTTGGCTGAAAAATACGGGCTAATCAAACAACTAGGCTCTTTTGTGCTGCATCAGGCGTGTCGCGACTTGAAAGTGCTTCATGACGCCGGGTATGAAGCCATCTGTTTTTCGGTCAATCGTTCGGTGAAAGAGTTTATCAACAATGCAGAAGAAGAGCAGGTTTGGGAAGTGATCCAGCAGTATGAGCTGCCGGATAATGCTATTATCGTTGAAATCACTGAATCGACCGCTTCCAAGGAGAGTAGCGATATTCAGTGCCTGCTCAATCACTTTAAACAGCGGGATATTAAAGTTGCGATGGACGATTTCGGCACCGGATATTCATCTCTCAGCGCTGTGGTAGATTTGCGACCGGATATCATCAAGATAGACCGAGAGTTCATCAAAGAAATTGAGCAAAGCCCTGATAGCCAGACCTTAGTCTCTCTGATCATCGATCTCAGCGAGAAGCTGGGGATCCAGGTCGTGGCGGAAGGGGTCGAAACTCAGGAGCAGCTGAAGTTGTTGCGAGAGATGCGTTGCCAGTATGTGCAGGGGTTTTACTTTAGCCAGGCGGTGCCGCTGGAACGTTGCTTCACACTGCTGCAACAGCAATGA
- the ald gene encoding alanine dehydrogenase — protein MIIGVPKEIKVHEYRVGMVPASVSEAVAHGHTVYVETQAGTGIGFSDQDYIDAGAQILPTAEAVFAESEMIVKVKEPQAVERAMLREGQILFTYLHLAPDPEQTKDLINSKAVCIAYETVTDDNGRLPLLAPMSEVAGRMSIQAGAFALEKSKGGRGMLLAGVPGVEPAKVVVIGGGVVGANAAQMAVGLRADVVVLDRSIDVLRKLDAQFEGKVKCVYSTKDAIEKHVLEADLVIGGVLVPGASAPKLVTAEMIKKMKPGAAIVDVAIDQGGCVETSHATTHSDPTYIVDDVVHYCVANMPGAVARTSTFALNNVTLPYILKLANKGYKAALQEDKHLMNGLNVYRGQITCDEVAEALDLPYVAAADVLA, from the coding sequence ATGATTATCGGTGTACCTAAAGAGATTAAAGTTCATGAATACCGTGTAGGTATGGTGCCAGCATCAGTAAGCGAAGCTGTCGCACATGGACATACTGTGTATGTTGAAACACAAGCGGGTACAGGTATCGGCTTCAGCGATCAGGACTACATTGATGCCGGTGCTCAAATTCTGCCAACAGCAGAAGCGGTTTTTGCCGAATCAGAAATGATTGTTAAAGTGAAGGAGCCGCAAGCTGTTGAGCGTGCGATGCTTCGTGAAGGTCAAATCCTGTTTACTTACCTGCACCTGGCCCCGGACCCAGAGCAAACTAAAGATCTGATCAACAGCAAAGCTGTTTGTATTGCCTACGAAACAGTGACTGACGACAACGGTCGTCTGCCACTACTGGCACCGATGTCTGAAGTTGCGGGTCGTATGTCGATTCAAGCCGGTGCTTTTGCTCTAGAGAAATCTAAAGGCGGTCGCGGCATGCTGCTAGCCGGCGTTCCAGGTGTTGAGCCTGCGAAAGTTGTCGTGATTGGTGGTGGTGTTGTTGGTGCAAACGCAGCACAGATGGCTGTTGGTCTGCGTGCTGACGTTGTTGTTCTGGACCGTAGCATTGATGTCCTGCGTAAGCTGGACGCTCAGTTCGAAGGTAAAGTGAAGTGCGTTTACTCAACCAAAGATGCGATTGAGAAACACGTGCTGGAAGCTGACCTGGTGATTGGTGGTGTTCTGGTACCAGGCGCTTCTGCACCGAAACTGGTTACTGCTGAAATGATTAAGAAGATGAAACCAGGCGCGGCGATCGTTGACGTTGCCATCGACCAGGGCGGTTGTGTAGAAACGTCTCACGCGACAACACACAGCGATCCAACTTACATTGTTGACGATGTTGTTCACTACTGTGTTGCAAACATGCCAGGTGCGGTTGCTCGTACATCGACTTTCGCCCTGAACAACGTAACTCTGCCATATATCCTGAAGCTGGCTAACAAAGGTTACAAAGCAGCACTGCAAGAAGACAAGCACCTGATGAACGGCCTGAACGTTTACCGTGGCCAAATCACTTGTGACGAAGTAGCTGAAGCGCTGGACCTGCCATACGTTGCTGCAGCAGACGTACTGGCGTAA
- a CDS encoding murein L,D-transpeptidase catalytic domain family protein, whose translation MKKAINLFVLIFLFLPITTFASKIHSNTYSNNNTPESIIDHVYQQANLKGVIDYQVFKEGYNAYYQAKGRKKQILTIIDYSKPSTEKRFFVIDLHQNKLIYRTYVSHGVNSGGRKATRFSNRVNSRQTSLGTFLTDTTYYGGNGYSLKLDGLTRGINDNARRRYIVVHGAKYATESFIKRHGYLGRSWGCPALPTGLSRQIIDTIKGGSVIYAHA comes from the coding sequence ATGAAAAAAGCGATTAACCTGTTCGTTCTGATTTTTTTATTTTTGCCGATCACAACATTTGCCAGTAAGATTCATAGCAATACTTACAGTAATAACAACACACCGGAATCGATCATCGACCATGTTTATCAACAAGCAAATCTCAAAGGTGTGATTGATTATCAGGTATTTAAAGAAGGCTATAACGCGTATTACCAAGCCAAGGGCCGAAAAAAACAAATTCTGACCATCATTGACTACAGTAAGCCTTCGACCGAAAAGCGATTTTTTGTGATTGATTTACATCAAAACAAACTGATCTATCGCACATATGTTTCTCATGGGGTGAACAGTGGCGGTCGCAAGGCAACCCGTTTCTCCAACCGGGTCAACTCCAGACAGACCTCGCTGGGCACATTCTTGACCGACACCACTTATTACGGCGGTAATGGTTACTCGTTGAAGCTGGACGGCCTGACACGCGGTATCAACGACAATGCACGCCGCCGTTACATCGTGGTCCATGGGGCGAAATACGCCACAGAATCTTTCATTAAACGTCATGGCTACCTGGGACGCAGTTGGGGCTGCCCTGCACTGCCAACCGGCTTATCTCGACAAATTATCGATACCATTAAAGGCGGCAGCGTCATTTATGCACATGCATAA
- a CDS encoding chitinase C-terminal domain-containing protein has translation MHGAVLKASFRLSALTISCLLAFNAQAAMDCTSIEAWNSSTAYSGGAQVQESNKVFEAKWWTQGNNPTTHSGPSQEWHFIDDCATTGNTPPTVDVALSAATVEPGAVVTFTAQAADSDGTVEKVDFLVGGNLVGTVASAPYTFSYTANQPGTFAVVARATDSQGATTDSAAAQLTITGTVANTCRPDGLYQTEGVNVPYCTIYDSEGREIMGADHPRRVIGYFTSWRAGNDPQTSYLVNDIPWEQLTHINYAFVSIGSDGKVNIGDVNDPSNPAVGLEWDGVDIDPALGFKGHFGALATAKVKHDVKTLISIGGWAETGGHFGADGQRIADGGFYTMTTNADGSINHAGIETFADSAVAMMRQYKFDGLDIDYEYPTSMSGAGNPDDKAFAEPRRPHLMKSYHELMRVLREKLDRASAEDGIHYMLTIAAPSSGYLLRGMETMAVTQYLDYVNIMSYDLHGAWNEHVGHNAALFDTGKDSELAMWNVYDTAAYGGIGYLNTDWAYHYFRGSMPAGRINIGVPYYTRGWQGVTGGENGLWGRAALPDQTQCAPGTGEGEKNNCGNGATGLDNLWHDKNAAGDEMGAGSNPMWHALNLAQGVYGSYTAAYGLDPTTHPLVGTYTRHYDSVAVAPWLWNPEKKVFLSTEDEQSIHVKADYVIDKGIGGIMFWELAGDYNCYTLEANGSRGAVDPTENACKTGNGEYHMGSTMTNAIYHKFKSATPYGNRIATGALPTEALDITVSIDGFKVGDQNYPINPKITFTNNTGQELPGGTEFQFDIPVSAPDNAKDQSGGGLKVIASGHTRANNIGGLDGPMHRVAFTLPSWKSLPAGGTYELDMVYYLPISGPANYSININGKDYAFKFEQPDLPLGDISAGNGDGGNPGECVATGINTYPDWPQTDWAGNPSHANQGDQIIYNGVIYEAIWWSNSAPGSDNTWKEVCTL, from the coding sequence ATGCATGGAGCCGTGCTGAAGGCCAGCTTCAGACTCAGTGCGCTGACCATTTCGTGCCTGCTGGCATTCAATGCCCAGGCCGCGATGGACTGCACCTCGATCGAAGCCTGGAACAGCAGTACAGCCTACTCCGGCGGCGCTCAGGTTCAGGAAAGCAACAAAGTCTTTGAGGCCAAATGGTGGACCCAGGGTAACAACCCGACAACCCACTCCGGACCAAGCCAGGAATGGCACTTTATTGATGATTGTGCCACCACCGGCAACACGCCGCCGACCGTCGATGTGGCACTTTCAGCGGCAACGGTTGAACCTGGTGCTGTCGTCACCTTCACCGCCCAGGCAGCTGACAGTGATGGCACCGTCGAGAAAGTTGATTTCCTGGTGGGCGGCAACCTGGTTGGCACCGTCGCCTCTGCACCTTATACCTTCAGCTACACCGCCAACCAACCGGGTACATTCGCGGTTGTTGCCCGTGCCACCGATAGCCAGGGGGCCACAACCGACTCTGCTGCCGCGCAGCTGACAATTACCGGCACGGTGGCCAACACCTGTCGCCCTGACGGGCTGTACCAGACTGAAGGGGTGAATGTGCCTTACTGTACCATCTACGACAGTGAAGGCCGGGAAATCATGGGCGCCGATCATCCGCGCCGGGTGATTGGGTACTTTACCAGCTGGCGTGCCGGCAATGACCCACAAACTTCCTACCTGGTCAACGACATCCCCTGGGAGCAGTTGACTCATATAAACTATGCTTTTGTCAGCATCGGCTCAGATGGCAAGGTCAATATTGGCGATGTGAACGACCCGTCCAACCCGGCAGTCGGCCTGGAATGGGACGGGGTCGACATTGATCCGGCGCTCGGCTTCAAAGGGCATTTTGGTGCGCTGGCCACTGCCAAAGTGAAGCATGACGTCAAAACCCTGATCTCCATCGGGGGCTGGGCTGAAACCGGCGGCCACTTTGGTGCCGATGGTCAGCGGATTGCCGATGGCGGCTTCTATACCATGACCACCAATGCCGACGGCAGTATCAACCATGCCGGGATCGAAACCTTTGCCGACTCCGCTGTGGCCATGATGCGTCAGTACAAATTTGATGGCCTGGATATCGACTATGAATATCCAACCAGTATGTCAGGTGCGGGGAATCCCGATGACAAAGCATTCGCAGAGCCGCGTCGCCCGCATCTGATGAAGTCCTATCATGAGCTGATGCGCGTGCTACGTGAAAAGCTCGACCGTGCCAGTGCCGAAGACGGCATTCACTATATGCTCACCATCGCCGCGCCATCTTCCGGCTACCTGCTGCGAGGCATGGAAACCATGGCGGTCACCCAATACCTGGACTACGTCAACATCATGTCCTATGACCTCCATGGCGCCTGGAATGAACATGTCGGCCACAATGCCGCTCTTTTCGATACCGGTAAAGATTCAGAGCTGGCGATGTGGAACGTTTACGACACCGCCGCCTACGGTGGGATCGGTTATCTCAACACCGACTGGGCCTACCACTATTTCCGCGGTTCCATGCCCGCAGGGCGGATCAACATTGGCGTCCCTTACTATACGCGTGGCTGGCAAGGGGTGACGGGTGGCGAAAACGGCCTCTGGGGACGGGCAGCACTGCCGGATCAAACCCAATGCGCACCGGGCACCGGTGAAGGCGAAAAAAATAACTGCGGCAATGGTGCCACGGGACTGGATAACCTCTGGCATGACAAAAATGCCGCCGGTGATGAGATGGGCGCGGGCTCTAACCCAATGTGGCACGCGCTGAACCTGGCCCAGGGGGTTTATGGCTCCTACACCGCGGCCTACGGCCTGGACCCGACTACTCACCCGCTGGTCGGCACCTATACACGCCACTATGACAGTGTCGCCGTCGCCCCTTGGCTGTGGAACCCGGAGAAGAAAGTCTTCCTCTCGACTGAAGATGAGCAGTCGATCCATGTCAAAGCTGACTATGTCATCGACAAAGGGATCGGTGGAATCATGTTCTGGGAGCTGGCAGGAGACTACAACTGCTACACCCTGGAAGCCAATGGCAGCCGGGGCGCGGTCGACCCAACCGAGAATGCCTGTAAGACTGGCAATGGTGAATACCATATGGGGAGCACCATGACGAACGCCATCTATCACAAGTTCAAATCTGCGACGCCTTATGGCAACCGGATCGCGACCGGCGCGCTCCCGACCGAAGCACTGGATATCACAGTCTCTATCGATGGCTTTAAAGTCGGCGATCAGAACTATCCGATCAATCCGAAAATCACTTTCACCAACAACACCGGTCAAGAGCTGCCGGGCGGTACGGAATTCCAGTTCGATATTCCGGTCTCTGCGCCTGACAATGCCAAAGATCAGTCCGGTGGCGGGCTCAAGGTGATAGCTTCCGGCCACACACGTGCCAACAACATTGGCGGACTGGACGGACCGATGCACCGAGTTGCCTTTACCCTGCCAAGCTGGAAGAGCCTGCCTGCAGGCGGCACCTACGAGCTGGACATGGTCTACTACCTGCCCATTTCCGGACCGGCGAATTATAGTATCAATATCAACGGCAAGGACTACGCCTTCAAGTTCGAGCAACCGGATCTGCCGCTGGGTGATATCAGCGCCGGTAACGGCGATGGCGGTAACCCGGGTGAATGTGTCGCAACCGGTATCAATACATACCCAGACTGGCCGCAAACCGACTGGGCAGGCAACCCGAGCCATGCCAACCAGGGCGATCAGATCATTTATAACGGCGTGATCTATGAAGCCATCTGGTGGTCGAACTCAGCACCGGGCAGTGACAACACCTGGAAGGAAGTCTGCACCTTATAA
- a CDS encoding YccT family protein, which produces MKLHTAVLTLAACGLSASALADVKVELPYSSELVLVNGKEATGNDALILANGEHQIALRYQDNYRENGDYKLYKSEVIIVKFAGQDTTYRLELPKLHTARDVRRYDKAPTVNITDPQGKAIEFTQDKLVKHGLQFGRDYEKEIEAYNLTNAPAALPALAATPAPQLAAAPATSKAAVPAQGQNVAENMLLYWYEQADEATRERFKARINQPTTAQ; this is translated from the coding sequence ATGAAACTTCATACTGCCGTACTTACGCTTGCTGCCTGCGGGCTCAGTGCCTCTGCTCTCGCCGACGTCAAAGTCGAACTGCCCTACAGCAGTGAGCTGGTCCTGGTCAATGGCAAGGAAGCAACAGGCAATGATGCGTTAATCCTGGCCAACGGTGAACACCAGATTGCCCTGCGTTATCAGGATAACTATCGTGAGAACGGCGATTATAAGTTGTATAAATCCGAAGTCATTATCGTGAAATTTGCCGGCCAGGACACCACCTACCGGCTAGAACTGCCGAAGCTGCACACTGCGCGGGATGTGCGTCGCTATGACAAGGCCCCGACAGTCAACATAACGGATCCTCAGGGTAAGGCCATCGAATTTACCCAGGACAAACTGGTGAAGCATGGGCTGCAGTTTGGCCGCGATTACGAAAAAGAAATCGAGGCCTATAACCTCACCAATGCCCCGGCCGCGCTGCCGGCACTCGCTGCGACACCGGCACCGCAGCTTGCCGCCGCTCCGGCCACAAGCAAAGCAGCAGTGCCGGCCCAGGGGCAGAATGTGGCGGAAAACATGCTGTTGTACTGGTACGAGCAGGCTGATGAAGCAACCCGCGAGCGCTTTAAAGCCCGGATTAATCAACCAACGACGGCTCAGTGA
- a CDS encoding sulfite exporter TauE/SafE family protein, giving the protein MDISLLQILLLLGTGFLAGIINTLAGGGSNLTLPALMVMGMPAEVANATNRVGVLIQGMTAVSGFRHHGKLETDDTVPILIPSVIGGLLGAAGAAYAPATWIKPLLLGTMLTMALVILLRPAIIAPEPGTPSRKVRQTPSSWLGLGLAGFYGGFVQAGVGFVLLAALAGTLRYDLVRANALKMLCTVVFTLVALILFIAEDLVLWGPGLILAFGTMFGAHLAVKMAIKAKPETLKWFLFIMTLCGCVAAMATD; this is encoded by the coding sequence ATGGATATTTCGCTGCTTCAGATCCTGTTGCTGCTGGGAACTGGTTTTCTGGCCGGGATCATTAATACACTGGCCGGGGGCGGTTCAAACCTGACGCTACCGGCGTTAATGGTGATGGGGATGCCGGCGGAAGTGGCCAATGCAACAAATCGGGTTGGAGTGTTGATCCAGGGGATGACGGCCGTTTCAGGCTTTCGCCATCACGGCAAGCTGGAAACGGATGATACGGTGCCGATCCTGATCCCTTCGGTGATTGGCGGGTTGCTCGGCGCTGCGGGTGCGGCTTATGCCCCGGCAACCTGGATCAAACCCCTGCTGCTGGGTACCATGCTGACCATGGCGCTGGTGATTTTGCTGCGCCCGGCCATTATCGCGCCTGAGCCCGGCACCCCATCGCGCAAAGTGCGGCAAACCCCAAGTTCCTGGTTGGGACTGGGGCTGGCTGGTTTTTACGGTGGGTTTGTTCAGGCCGGGGTCGGTTTCGTGTTACTGGCCGCACTGGCCGGGACATTGCGGTACGATTTGGTGCGTGCCAACGCGCTGAAAATGCTCTGTACCGTGGTATTTACCCTGGTCGCGCTGATCTTATTTATCGCTGAAGATTTGGTGCTGTGGGGACCGGGGCTGATCCTGGCATTCGGCACCATGTTTGGTGCGCATCTGGCAGTGAAAATGGCGATAAAGGCCAAGCCGGAAACCCTGAAATGGTTTTTGTTTATCATGACGCTGTGCGGTTGTGTTGCTGCCATGGCCACTGACTAG
- a CDS encoding class I SAM-dependent methyltransferase: MTASIYLVKGREKSLRRRHPWVFSRGIQRFEGKPSLGETVEIYDHKGEWLARGAYSPQSQIRVRVWTFDQNEHIDVDFFINRLNAAQGLRDILAARDGLTGYRLIAAESDGLPGITIDRYQNFLVCQLLSAGAEAQKDALVAALNHCYPECSVYERSDVSVRKKEGLKQRTGVLSGETPPKFVTIEENGVKINVDIVGGHKTGFYLDQRDSRQGAVKYVNGKRVLNCFCYTGGFGLYALKGGASQVVNVDVSQPALDTARHNAEVNGLPLENAEFLNADVFKLLREYRDRGELFDVVIMDPPKFAESKSQLTGACRGYKDINMLAMQILKPGGTLLTYSCSGLMDNPLFQKIIADAALDAQREVQFIERFSQAADHPLDSAYPEGFYLKGFACYVK, encoded by the coding sequence ATGACAGCTTCAATCTATCTGGTCAAAGGCCGGGAAAAATCACTTCGCCGCCGTCATCCTTGGGTTTTCTCACGCGGCATTCAACGGTTCGAGGGGAAACCTTCGCTGGGCGAGACCGTCGAGATTTATGACCATAAAGGAGAATGGCTGGCACGAGGTGCCTACTCACCACAATCTCAGATCCGCGTCCGCGTGTGGACGTTTGATCAAAACGAGCACATCGACGTCGATTTCTTTATCAACCGACTCAACGCAGCGCAGGGCCTGCGGGATATCCTGGCTGCGCGCGACGGCCTGACCGGTTATCGCCTGATCGCGGCCGAGTCTGACGGCCTGCCGGGGATCACTATCGATCGCTACCAGAACTTCCTGGTTTGCCAGTTACTCAGCGCCGGGGCCGAAGCGCAAAAAGACGCATTAGTCGCAGCCCTGAACCACTGCTACCCTGAGTGCAGTGTGTACGAGCGCTCAGACGTTTCGGTTCGCAAGAAAGAAGGCCTGAAACAACGGACCGGTGTTCTGTCCGGCGAAACGCCACCAAAGTTTGTCACCATTGAAGAAAATGGGGTCAAAATCAACGTCGACATCGTCGGCGGCCATAAAACCGGCTTTTACCTCGACCAGCGGGACAGCCGTCAGGGCGCGGTCAAATATGTCAATGGCAAGCGCGTTCTGAACTGCTTCTGCTATACCGGTGGCTTTGGCTTGTATGCCCTCAAAGGCGGCGCCAGCCAGGTGGTGAATGTCGATGTGTCGCAACCGGCACTGGATACCGCCCGGCACAATGCTGAAGTGAACGGCCTGCCGCTGGAGAATGCCGAGTTCCTCAACGCTGATGTATTCAAGCTGCTGCGTGAGTATCGCGATCGCGGAGAGCTGTTTGATGTGGTGATTATGGATCCGCCGAAATTTGCCGAGTCCAAATCACAACTGACCGGCGCCTGCCGCGGCTACAAAGACATCAACATGCTTGCAATGCAGATCCTGAAGCCAGGCGGTACCCTGCTGACCTATTCCTGCTCAGGCCTGATGGACAACCCATTGTTCCAGAAAATCATTGCCGACGCCGCGCTGGATGCCCAGCGTGAAGTGCAGTTTATCGAACGCTTCAGCCAGGCGGCCGATCACCCGCTCGATAGTGCGTATCCGGAAGGGTTTTACCTGAAAGGCTTCGCCTGTTACGTCAAGTAA